A stretch of Fibrobacterota bacterium DNA encodes these proteins:
- a CDS encoding lytic polysaccharide monooxygenase translates to MRSFISFCILLGTLAVSLPHAHGLIEDPPSRMWICGEETKPDQIALKSAKTPACSTAFAINQDAAYNFMAVVNHTLGRSHDNPLPAYVCGYAGEFWKGAETPWDVPMDWPATPMSAGPKAITWNVVWGPHFDDTHEFKYWITKPDFVFSPTKALAWDDFETEPFCSLTYDDTKPDANPAITADKPGNRFVTRCTLPARTGHHVVYGEWGRTEPTLERFHGCFDGQFGGTPIRIPYRPRDPGRSSPASSPTGLDLLGRPRDLGRPGILPRAPASTR, encoded by the coding sequence ATGCGTTCCTTCATTTCGTTTTGCATTCTGCTCGGTACGCTCGCGGTTTCCCTCCCGCATGCCCACGGCCTCATCGAAGATCCCCCTTCGCGGATGTGGATCTGCGGGGAGGAAACCAAACCCGATCAAATCGCCTTGAAGTCGGCGAAGACCCCGGCCTGCTCCACCGCCTTCGCCATCAACCAGGATGCCGCCTACAACTTCATGGCGGTGGTCAATCATACGTTAGGCCGCTCCCATGACAATCCCTTGCCGGCCTACGTGTGCGGATACGCAGGGGAGTTCTGGAAAGGGGCCGAAACGCCTTGGGACGTCCCCATGGACTGGCCCGCTACGCCCATGTCCGCGGGGCCTAAAGCCATTACCTGGAACGTCGTCTGGGGGCCGCATTTCGATGACACGCATGAGTTCAAGTATTGGATCACCAAGCCCGATTTCGTGTTCTCGCCGACCAAGGCGCTCGCCTGGGACGATTTCGAAACCGAGCCCTTCTGCTCCCTCACCTACGACGATACCAAGCCGGACGCCAATCCGGCCATCACCGCCGATAAGCCTGGCAACCGCTTCGTGACCCGATGCACCTTGCCCGCCCGCACCGGGCATCATGTCGTTTACGGGGAATGGGGCCGTACCGAGCCGACCCTGGAACGCTTCCACGGCTGCTTCGACGGGCAATTCGGCGGGACCCCAATCCGGATCCCCTACCGCCCGCGCGATCCCGGCCGCTCGAGTCCCGCATCCAGCCCGACCGGCTTGGACCTGTTAGGCCGCCCCCGGGACCTTGGCCGACCAGGAATCTTGCCCCGCGCGCCGGCAAGCACCCGCTAG
- the rpsD gene encoding 30S ribosomal protein S4, with product MSAGPKVKISRALNLAITPKAARIMERRSFTPGQHGLARKKSPSTYKLQLLEKQRLKATYNVSEKQLRSYYAKASHSHESTGTVLLSYLETRADAAIYRMGFARTIYAARQYIAHGHFNINGKRIFTPSHQMKVGDVITVQEKSKNHPQLIEALTHSGGIQVPEYYEINKVKMEGKLIAKPIREQIPVKLAEQHVVEYYSR from the coding sequence ACCCAAAGTTAAGATTTCCCGCGCGCTGAATCTGGCCATCACGCCGAAGGCCGCCCGCATCATGGAGCGCCGTTCTTTCACCCCCGGCCAGCACGGCCTGGCGCGTAAGAAGAGCCCTTCCACGTACAAGCTTCAGTTGCTCGAGAAGCAGCGCCTCAAGGCCACGTACAACGTGTCCGAGAAGCAGCTGCGCAGCTACTACGCCAAAGCCTCGCATTCCCACGAGTCCACCGGCACGGTGCTGCTGTCCTACCTGGAAACGCGCGCCGACGCCGCCATCTACCGCATGGGCTTCGCCCGTACCATCTACGCCGCGCGCCAGTACATCGCCCACGGCCACTTCAACATCAACGGCAAGCGCATCTTCACTCCCAGCCATCAGATGAAGGTCGGGGACGTGATCACGGTGCAGGAGAAATCCAAGAACCATCCCCAGTTGATCGAGGCTCTCACCCATTCGGGCGGCATCCAGGTGCCGGAGTACTACGAGATCAACAAGGTGAAGATGGAAGGCAAGCTGATCGCCAAGCCTATCCGCGAGCAGATCCCCGTGAAGCTCGCCGAGCAGCACGTGGTGGAATACTACTCCCGGTAA